The following proteins come from a genomic window of Geomonas sp. RF6:
- a CDS encoding Ig-like domain-containing protein: protein MKPLKTALFLALLLLHVAMLPAAQAAPGDFLYLWGARYHFDEQPHMMARDAAGNIYLVNHFGPNSGILVFDKTGTLLRKWSGYGSADGMFQFPLGIAVAPNGNVYVPDAALNRVQIFDNMGNFLGKWGSAGSADGEFNSPQGVAVDSSGNVYVSDAGNGRIQVFDPWGRFLRKWGTPGSADGQLNYASGVAIDAAGNVYVADSGNNRVQVFDSTGRFLRKWGRFDSLASIALDGKGNVYVTAYASVQVFDSVGTPLRRWGTWGSANGQFGGTPYSLVVGDNGDVYVADSQNFRIEIFSNTGTYLSKWWTYGSGPGEFHSPRYLALDSSGNVYVTDADNFRVEVFTDSGTFVRQWGGYGEGIAQFRNPTGIALDPAGNIYVADAQNNNIQIFNSAGTFLRKWGDSGSTLLYQPGGLAIDGSGLVYIAETGLSRVQVYDGAGTLLRQWASQVDPTAKPLDVALDTKGNVYAAYPGWVEVYDSQGNFLRAIGEGTLSGAAGVAVDPNGNVLVSTGDPVDKLFVFDPGGTIRAVWGGYGIGNGLFINPTGIVIDKAGNKVFVADTGNNRVQVLEGFDSQIPFGWLTRDIGNVGLTGRAGYMAGTFTIAGSGADIYGTADAFRYVYQPLTGDGQIVARVVSLQNTYSYAKGGVMIRESLTANSAHAMVDVTPLHGVEFSRRASTGGTTAVTGATGVAPYWVKLVRKGSTFSAYASADGRSWTLIGTTTISMANSVYIGLIVSSHNNALLNTATFDNVALAGQVSLPTVAITSPAVDATFVAPATVNITASATAGIGASVKQVEFYAGGTPIGTITTSPYSVSWRNVPAGQYLLTAVVTDTLGGQATSGPVAITVTDNGLPTGWRNGDVGAVGVAGSASWQSGVFTVRGAGADIWGSADAFHYVYQTMTGDGEIVARIRSLQNTHLYAKGGVMMRESLSPNSRHVTMDLKPTGGAEFLQRTVTGGGATASGATASVPYWVKLVRKGSTFSGYVSNDGATWRLAGSSTISMTSSIYVGLIVCSHNTSLLATATMDGVLIGGTTASPTVEITAPTDGTTYSAPASITVAAMARAGSDASISKVEFYAGGASIGTATAPPFSITWSGVPAGRYSLTARVTDSMGRTATSTPVAVVVTALPVPWLTADVGSVGVPGNAEFFNNIFTLRGSGSDIWGSADAFRFVYRAMTGNGEIIARVMSLQPTHEYAKGGVMMRESLSAGSKHALMNLTPLQRAEFLRRTTTGGTTTSSKIFDIAAPYWVRLVRNGSTFTGYISSNGVNWVQVGTSTISMPSTVYVGLVVASHDNTTLCTSTFDHVQMTQ, encoded by the coding sequence ATGAAACCTCTCAAGACGGCGCTATTTCTCGCCCTCCTGCTCCTGCACGTGGCAATGCTCCCGGCGGCGCAGGCCGCTCCTGGTGATTTCCTCTACCTGTGGGGGGCTCGGTACCATTTTGACGAGCAGCCCCACATGATGGCTCGTGATGCGGCGGGGAACATATACCTTGTTAACCACTTCGGTCCCAACAGCGGAATCCTCGTCTTCGACAAAACGGGGACGCTGCTAAGAAAATGGAGTGGTTACGGGTCCGCTGATGGCATGTTCCAGTTCCCTCTGGGGATCGCTGTGGCACCCAACGGGAATGTGTACGTTCCCGATGCTGCGCTGAACAGGGTGCAGATCTTCGACAATATGGGCAACTTCCTCGGCAAGTGGGGGAGTGCCGGGTCTGCCGACGGTGAGTTCAACAGCCCGCAGGGGGTGGCTGTAGACAGCAGCGGCAACGTCTACGTCTCCGATGCCGGTAACGGCAGGATCCAGGTATTCGATCCGTGGGGGCGCTTCCTGCGCAAGTGGGGAACTCCCGGCTCCGCGGATGGACAACTCAATTACGCATCGGGTGTCGCCATTGATGCTGCCGGCAACGTCTACGTCGCCGACTCCGGCAACAACAGGGTTCAGGTCTTCGACAGTACCGGTCGGTTCCTCAGAAAGTGGGGGAGGTTCGATTCCCTTGCCTCCATCGCTCTTGATGGAAAGGGAAATGTCTATGTAACCGCGTACGCTTCAGTTCAGGTCTTCGACAGCGTCGGTACACCGCTGCGGCGCTGGGGGACCTGGGGGAGTGCCAACGGGCAGTTCGGCGGAACTCCGTACTCCCTCGTCGTGGGTGACAATGGCGATGTCTACGTCGCCGACAGCCAGAATTTCAGGATCGAGATCTTCAGTAACACCGGTACTTATCTGAGCAAGTGGTGGACCTACGGCTCCGGACCTGGCGAATTCCACTCTCCCCGTTACCTGGCCCTCGACAGCAGTGGCAACGTCTATGTGACGGACGCTGACAACTTCCGGGTAGAGGTCTTCACTGACAGCGGGACTTTCGTCAGGCAATGGGGCGGCTATGGCGAGGGGATTGCTCAGTTTAGAAATCCGACCGGAATTGCCCTTGATCCTGCCGGTAACATCTATGTTGCGGACGCTCAGAACAACAACATCCAGATCTTCAACAGTGCCGGCACCTTCCTGAGAAAGTGGGGAGACTCCGGCTCCACTCTCCTCTACCAGCCCGGAGGCCTCGCGATAGATGGAAGCGGACTCGTCTATATCGCCGAGACCGGGCTCTCCAGGGTACAAGTCTACGACGGTGCCGGAACGCTCCTCAGGCAGTGGGCCTCGCAGGTTGACCCCACCGCCAAACCTCTGGACGTGGCGCTCGACACGAAGGGTAACGTGTACGCCGCCTATCCCGGCTGGGTGGAGGTGTACGACAGCCAGGGGAACTTCCTGAGGGCGATCGGGGAAGGGACCTTGTCCGGTGCAGCCGGTGTCGCGGTGGATCCGAACGGCAACGTCCTCGTGAGTACCGGTGATCCCGTTGACAAGCTCTTTGTCTTCGACCCTGGTGGAACGATCCGCGCGGTCTGGGGAGGCTACGGCATAGGGAACGGCCTCTTTATAAATCCGACAGGGATCGTCATTGACAAGGCCGGTAACAAAGTGTTCGTGGCCGATACCGGAAACAACCGGGTGCAGGTGCTGGAGGGCTTTGACAGCCAGATACCGTTCGGCTGGCTCACACGTGACATTGGAAATGTGGGGTTGACCGGGCGGGCAGGCTATATGGCAGGGACCTTTACCATCGCCGGCTCAGGGGCCGACATCTACGGGACCGCGGACGCCTTCCGTTACGTATATCAGCCGCTGACGGGGGACGGGCAGATCGTGGCGCGCGTTGTTTCCCTGCAGAACACCTACTCGTACGCCAAAGGCGGAGTGATGATTCGCGAGAGCCTGACGGCGAACTCCGCACACGCGATGGTGGATGTGACGCCGTTACATGGCGTCGAGTTCTCGCGCCGGGCCTCTACTGGAGGGACGACGGCCGTCACTGGTGCGACCGGGGTAGCGCCGTACTGGGTGAAACTCGTCCGCAAGGGGAGCACCTTCAGCGCTTATGCCTCTGCCGACGGCAGGAGCTGGACCCTCATCGGTACCACCACGATCAGCATGGCAAACTCCGTCTATATCGGGCTGATCGTATCAAGCCACAACAACGCTCTTCTCAACACCGCCACTTTCGACAATGTCGCCCTTGCCGGCCAGGTAAGCCTCCCCACCGTGGCTATCACCTCCCCTGCAGTAGACGCCACCTTCGTCGCGCCTGCCACAGTCAATATAACGGCCAGTGCAACTGCGGGAATCGGTGCGTCGGTGAAACAGGTGGAGTTCTATGCCGGCGGCACACCTATCGGCACCATCACCACGAGCCCCTATAGCGTGTCATGGCGAAATGTCCCGGCCGGGCAGTACCTTCTCACTGCCGTAGTCACCGACACCCTCGGAGGGCAGGCAACCTCCGGGCCTGTTGCGATTACGGTCACCGATAATGGGCTCCCGACCGGGTGGAGAAACGGAGACGTCGGCGCTGTCGGGGTTGCCGGAAGTGCTTCCTGGCAAAGCGGCGTCTTCACCGTAAGGGGGGCGGGTGCCGACATCTGGGGGAGCGCCGACGCCTTCCACTACGTCTACCAGACCATGACTGGGGACGGCGAGATCGTGGCGCGGATTCGATCGCTCCAGAACACGCATCTGTATGCAAAGGGCGGGGTGATGATGCGCGAGTCCCTCTCGCCTAACTCCAGGCACGTCACGATGGACCTCAAGCCGACCGGTGGCGCTGAATTTCTGCAACGGACAGTCACGGGGGGCGGTGCCACGGCAAGCGGTGCGACTGCTTCGGTGCCGTACTGGGTGAAGTTGGTGCGCAAAGGAAGCACCTTCAGCGGCTATGTCTCCAATGACGGCGCAACATGGCGACTGGCGGGCTCAAGTACCATCAGCATGACAAGTTCAATCTATGTCGGTCTCATCGTCTGCAGCCACAACACCTCCCTCCTTGCCACCGCCACCATGGATGGCGTCCTGATCGGAGGAACGACAGCATCCCCGACAGTCGAGATAACAGCCCCCACCGACGGTACGACATACAGTGCGCCCGCGAGCATAACCGTGGCAGCGATGGCAAGAGCGGGGAGCGACGCTTCAATATCCAAGGTGGAATTTTACGCAGGCGGTGCATCTATCGGGACCGCAACCGCTCCTCCTTTCAGCATCACCTGGAGTGGCGTGCCCGCGGGACGCTACTCTCTGACGGCAAGGGTTACGGACAGCATGGGGCGCACCGCTACATCCACACCGGTGGCGGTCGTGGTCACTGCGCTGCCAGTTCCTTGGCTCACGGCGGATGTCGGTAGCGTCGGCGTTCCCGGCAACGCCGAGTTCTTCAACAACATATTCACGTTGCGTGGATCCGGGAGCGACATATGGGGAAGCGCCGATGCCTTCCGTTTCGTTTATCGCGCAATGACTGGAAACGGTGAGATCATCGCCCGGGTGATGTCGCTGCAGCCTACTCACGAGTATGCCAAGGGAGGAGTGATGATGCGCGAGTCCCTGTCAGCAGGCTCAAAGCATGCATTGATGAACCTCACACCGCTCCAAAGGGCGGAGTTCCTGCGGCGCACCACGACAGGCGGCACAACTACTTCATCCAAAATCTTCGACATCGCCGCGCCCTACTGGGTGCGGCTGGTACGCAATGGGAGCACCTTCACCGGGTACATATCCTCCAACGGGGTCAACTGGGTGCAGGTGGGAACGAGCACCATCAGCATGCCCAGCACCGTGTACGTCGGGCTGGTCGTTGCGAGTCACGACAACACAACCTTGTGCACCTCGACCTTTGACCACGTGCAGATGACGCAATAG
- a CDS encoding sensor histidine kinase, with protein MVFPKIDRRYFPQSRLELLIAGSRTVFAFFSLLAIWIDPSEPSRYANVAYGLMVAYVVYSLIVALVVWPASRPIKWLPVATHAFDVVAFLVFMFFTEGATSPFFVYVTFSMLCATLRWHWRGAIYTTGLFLVSFLCLGVYGSHILHDPGFEYNRFIIRGAYLTVIAMLLGYLGTYQETLIGEIANLSKLPKVDDDLDVGALMQALLEHACTLTGASRGLAIWENSEDPWRNVAYFTGASYEVTREAPDLFGEMVTQSLSGSNFLCHNADLHGSGALWDSPEGPAYCYDAPVIDPELISRYAIRSAISLCLQGKHVQGRLFLFDKKRMTSDDLLMGRIVSHRIGILLNRHYLVEELHNSAIIEERIRLARDLHDGLLQSLAGITLKVQALDHHLPEASPGHQELRDILKLLTFEQRDMRCLIQEFRPGMITSRTLDDDLADQLRDMALYIREFWRLQVELNLPDSLGGTVSPVLGQQLYFIVRESLINCAKHADASKVTVGIEVKDGLVQISISDDGAGFPYQGRYDHADLCRLQLGPSSIRERVSGVNGTLSLDSTIRGACLDITIPLNQRGGSQHVH; from the coding sequence ATGGTTTTTCCGAAGATAGACCGCAGGTACTTCCCGCAGAGCCGCCTTGAGCTTTTGATTGCGGGCTCGCGAACCGTTTTTGCTTTCTTTTCGCTGCTAGCCATATGGATAGATCCTTCCGAACCAAGCCGCTATGCCAACGTCGCTTATGGCCTGATGGTGGCATATGTCGTCTACTCACTTATCGTTGCTCTTGTTGTGTGGCCTGCATCGCGACCGATAAAGTGGCTGCCGGTTGCTACCCATGCTTTTGATGTGGTGGCTTTCCTTGTCTTCATGTTCTTTACTGAAGGCGCCACCAGCCCCTTCTTCGTCTATGTAACCTTCTCCATGTTGTGTGCCACCCTGCGCTGGCACTGGAGGGGAGCTATCTATACCACGGGGCTATTCCTCGTGTCCTTCCTGTGCCTCGGAGTGTACGGCAGCCACATCCTCCACGACCCCGGCTTCGAGTACAACAGGTTCATCATCCGCGGAGCCTATCTCACCGTTATAGCGATGCTGCTTGGCTACCTTGGGACCTATCAGGAAACCCTGATCGGCGAGATTGCCAATCTGTCCAAGCTCCCCAAAGTAGATGACGATCTTGACGTCGGGGCTCTCATGCAGGCTCTCCTCGAGCATGCCTGCACTCTGACAGGGGCTTCCCGAGGGCTCGCCATTTGGGAGAATTCCGAGGACCCATGGCGAAACGTGGCATATTTCACCGGGGCCTCGTATGAGGTGACCCGTGAAGCTCCCGATCTTTTCGGGGAGATGGTCACACAGAGCCTGTCGGGGAGCAACTTTCTTTGCCACAACGCAGACCTTCACGGATCGGGCGCACTGTGGGACTCACCTGAAGGCCCGGCTTACTGCTACGATGCACCCGTCATTGATCCTGAGCTGATCTCACGGTACGCCATACGCTCCGCCATCTCCCTCTGCCTCCAGGGCAAGCATGTGCAAGGGCGACTCTTCCTGTTCGACAAGAAGAGGATGACCTCCGACGACTTGCTGATGGGGAGAATCGTGTCGCACAGAATAGGGATACTTCTCAATCGGCATTACCTGGTCGAGGAACTCCACAACAGCGCGATTATCGAGGAGCGCATCCGCCTGGCCCGCGACCTGCACGATGGCCTGCTTCAATCCCTTGCGGGGATCACCCTGAAGGTGCAGGCACTCGACCATCATCTTCCCGAAGCCTCGCCGGGTCACCAGGAACTCCGCGATATCCTGAAGCTGCTCACCTTCGAGCAGCGGGACATGCGCTGCCTTATCCAGGAGTTCAGGCCGGGAATGATTACTTCTCGCACACTTGATGACGACCTTGCCGACCAGTTGCGCGACATGGCACTGTACATTCGCGAATTCTGGCGGCTGCAGGTCGAACTGAACTTGCCTGACAGTCTCGGCGGCACGGTTTCCCCGGTTCTCGGGCAGCAGCTTTATTTCATCGTGCGCGAATCGCTGATCAACTGCGCCAAGCACGCCGATGCTAGCAAGGTAACGGTCGGTATCGAGGTAAAGGACGGTCTGGTGCAGATTTCCATATCGGATGACGGAGCAGGGTTTCCCTACCAGGGGCGTTACGATCACGCTGACCTGTGCAGACTCCAGCTCGGGCCTTCATCCATCAGGGAAAGGGTCTCCGGCGTTAATGGTACTTTGTCCCTTGACTCAACCATCCGTGGGGCTTGCCTCGATATCACCATTCCGTTGAACCAGCGAGGAGGTTCACAGCATGTCCATTAG
- a CDS encoding PilZ domain-containing protein, translated as MNVPHQHPRGREERRKFPRFCASEGATAAFTAPHDDSHYTFLGRIVDISQGGLAFEYEGRANDLKLGILDILGLASPYLLLHDVPFNLVYHRKVDSGDSAPAMTRRCALTFGQFSHEQAQTFREVMAEYAMLPAN; from the coding sequence ATGAACGTGCCACACCAACATCCGCGGGGCAGGGAAGAGAGAAGAAAGTTTCCGAGGTTCTGTGCATCCGAGGGCGCGACAGCCGCCTTCACGGCCCCTCACGACGACAGCCACTACACATTCCTGGGACGAATAGTGGACATTAGTCAGGGTGGTCTGGCATTTGAATACGAGGGGAGAGCGAACGACTTGAAGCTGGGGATTCTGGACATCCTGGGGCTAGCGAGCCCCTACCTGCTCTTGCATGATGTGCCTTTCAATCTGGTCTACCACCGGAAAGTCGACAGCGGAGACAGCGCCCCTGCAATGACGCGCCGGTGCGCTCTGACATTCGGGCAGTTCTCTCACGAGCAAGCACAGACCTTCAGAGAGGTTATGGCAGAATATGCCATGCTCCCTGCCAACTGA
- a CDS encoding cupin domain-containing protein — MTTDVPGAKQWAVALEKTMLTYFEVAPHCTFDSHTHDSEQITMVIEGVLYFQQGDEVIGVKAGEAIAIPSNAPHAVFTTDTAVKAVDAWSPVMDKYRKK, encoded by the coding sequence ATGACTACGGATGTACCGGGGGCCAAGCAGTGGGCGGTCGCGCTGGAGAAAACAATGTTGACCTACTTCGAGGTGGCGCCGCATTGCACATTCGACTCCCACACTCACGACAGCGAGCAGATCACGATGGTGATAGAGGGTGTCCTCTATTTCCAGCAGGGGGATGAGGTGATCGGGGTGAAGGCGGGCGAGGCGATAGCGATACCCTCGAACGCACCCCATGCTGTGTTCACTACCGATACCGCAGTAAAGGCGGTCGACGCGTGGTCTCCGGTCATGGATAAGTACCGGAAGAAGTAG
- a CDS encoding ricin-type beta-trefoil lectin domain protein: MIERIKITVSFLCTLTTCLVFGISPAIADRAIPEKQVAVQGADKGRPGANVHQLATEVEKLIKEVENSTLTCPTRNSIVRRLRELDDALRSGNPSAAQAMALAWRQHAWSLQSGKVVYPELGSSLQNQLREISEQIGTGWSPKPGPTMKWKPLPICDTSTGDAASASGDVVGGYTPTAATDVQADIEIFLTTAFQYVPVVGNLLAGLTQLLWPQGPDAEINNMQAMVKQAAYDQVSTELTGIGEALAGASADPEAGSWNQTVANWRIYCEAQPQGYDSYNCYNQARETLWGMWNGINVNTFIKSRNSFQQNTAEVSQLDLLPLYAQYENLYVAFLRDGILLHKYWDDNTTMDPKWSNLDNNVAATSMDQELDSANTAYGVGYVDQVFTTGLNQQPSAASDWRTRNEYLRNLTLSVLDARDVWKYQDPRAYPGTVQGGTVPGGVKLTRMIYTYPTGHMQVQPTLPYNVAGPLKEITTWTKQMQDGGTTVYNVLSSMQATTPPLLGPAQSGAITGVTTPPTTTAKYYNLTAAGPISEVKTQSDVSGCIGKQDKVPAWIGFYWAAGGHSDNGTYESFRDTNVLQYDGHVLATGQIVSSYSVGNCGGTIADSVVFGFRYADSFNATSGEVEGVASGKCIRLPSWTKGTQAEIYTCNQPPANDQIWSYDPALEQISVTNPAEFTDTDPNPNNSGKLCLDAAGSSTARYTPVVINSCDDGAITSWSTSGGFIPLVTTSPHTGTYAAQLGKTVPINASSTMTQRVTVPSGASALSFWYQPHCAGSIANEQIQMQIRDTSNNTLANVLNVCSNSGVWTNVTFDTSVYAGQTVALWFNAHDDGAAGTPNYFLLDDIALTGYTPEQNVVQDPDFETGNFTNGVSSQRWTIEAVGADKAKIINKKSGLALEVSGYSATNGAKLILEPYAGGTAQQWKTHSPLTGEIHGIGSGRCVDVPNYSTTPGTQVQIYDCHGNWAQQWTYNPTTKELIYAYAPTLCLEARNGGTTAGTPVQINTCTGALEQQWTLHGDGYAISNDKSGLVLDVPGGATANNTLLQLNTANSSQGQLWSRTSRQGGALHAVGAKKCLDLSTTGIPVINSCATPLSTAQTWTYHPISQTFTVASPSGTMCLDAPGAPENPAVVISECSGAASQHWLRMFSNVGYPTVTNVNSGLLLDLTGTTVGATVQLSKQPTDNNGNLLAPTSNEVWVWSPD; this comes from the coding sequence ATGATCGAGCGTATAAAGATCACCGTAAGTTTTCTGTGCACTCTCACGACGTGCCTCGTTTTCGGTATTTCTCCGGCTATCGCCGATAGGGCCATCCCGGAGAAGCAGGTCGCTGTCCAGGGAGCCGATAAAGGTCGACCGGGGGCGAACGTTCACCAGCTCGCTACCGAGGTGGAGAAGCTGATCAAGGAGGTGGAGAATTCGACGCTGACATGTCCGACCCGCAATTCAATCGTTCGGCGGCTGCGGGAGCTGGATGACGCGCTTCGGTCGGGGAACCCTTCGGCGGCACAGGCGATGGCGCTGGCGTGGAGGCAGCATGCCTGGTCATTGCAGTCCGGGAAGGTAGTCTACCCCGAGCTTGGCAGCTCATTGCAGAACCAACTGCGGGAGATTTCGGAGCAGATCGGTACCGGCTGGTCCCCCAAGCCGGGACCGACCATGAAGTGGAAGCCGCTCCCCATCTGTGACACAAGCACTGGGGACGCAGCGTCGGCTTCCGGCGACGTCGTCGGCGGGTACACCCCCACAGCCGCGACCGACGTCCAGGCCGATATCGAGATCTTCCTCACGACAGCGTTTCAGTATGTGCCCGTCGTCGGCAACCTGCTGGCCGGGCTTACCCAGCTGCTGTGGCCGCAGGGGCCAGACGCCGAGATCAACAATATGCAGGCGATGGTCAAGCAGGCTGCCTACGACCAGGTCAGTACCGAGTTGACCGGTATCGGGGAGGCTCTGGCGGGAGCGAGCGCGGACCCGGAGGCTGGTTCCTGGAATCAAACGGTAGCGAACTGGAGGATCTACTGCGAAGCGCAGCCTCAAGGGTACGACAGCTACAACTGCTACAACCAGGCGCGCGAGACCCTTTGGGGGATGTGGAATGGCATCAATGTAAATACTTTCATAAAAAGTCGAAATTCTTTCCAGCAAAACACTGCCGAAGTAAGCCAGCTGGACCTGCTCCCCCTCTACGCGCAGTACGAAAACCTTTACGTCGCCTTCCTGCGCGACGGCATCCTGCTGCACAAGTACTGGGACGACAACACCACAATGGATCCCAAATGGTCCAACCTGGACAACAACGTTGCCGCAACGTCCATGGATCAGGAACTGGACAGCGCCAACACCGCCTACGGCGTCGGCTACGTCGACCAGGTCTTTACGACGGGCCTCAACCAGCAGCCGTCCGCGGCGTCCGACTGGAGAACGCGCAACGAGTACCTGCGCAACTTGACCCTCAGCGTTCTGGACGCCAGGGACGTCTGGAAGTACCAGGACCCGCGCGCCTACCCTGGCACCGTGCAGGGTGGGACCGTGCCGGGCGGGGTGAAGCTGACTCGCATGATCTACACCTACCCCACCGGGCACATGCAGGTCCAGCCGACCCTGCCGTACAACGTCGCCGGACCGCTGAAGGAGATCACCACCTGGACGAAGCAGATGCAGGACGGAGGCACCACAGTATATAACGTCCTCAGCTCGATGCAGGCCACCACCCCTCCGCTGCTGGGGCCCGCACAAAGCGGCGCAATCACTGGGGTCACCACGCCGCCCACCACCACCGCTAAATACTACAACCTCACTGCCGCAGGGCCGATCAGCGAGGTGAAGACGCAGAGCGACGTATCGGGGTGCATCGGGAAGCAGGACAAGGTCCCCGCCTGGATCGGCTTTTACTGGGCAGCCGGTGGCCACTCCGACAACGGCACCTACGAATCGTTCAGAGACACGAACGTCTTGCAGTACGACGGTCACGTGCTGGCCACCGGCCAGATTGTCAGTAGTTACAGCGTGGGAAACTGTGGCGGGACGATCGCCGACAGCGTCGTCTTCGGTTTCCGCTATGCCGACTCCTTCAACGCCACGAGCGGTGAGGTGGAGGGGGTGGCGTCCGGCAAGTGCATCCGCCTGCCGTCCTGGACCAAGGGCACCCAAGCCGAGATCTATACCTGCAATCAGCCCCCCGCCAACGATCAGATCTGGTCCTACGACCCCGCCCTCGAGCAGATCTCGGTCACCAACCCGGCGGAGTTTACCGACACTGACCCCAACCCTAACAACAGCGGCAAGCTCTGCCTCGACGCCGCAGGGAGCAGCACTGCCCGCTACACCCCCGTTGTCATCAACAGCTGCGACGACGGCGCCATTACCTCATGGAGCACGAGCGGAGGGTTCATCCCCCTCGTCACCACCTCACCCCACACAGGCACCTACGCGGCGCAACTGGGAAAAACGGTCCCAATCAACGCCAGCAGCACCATGACCCAGAGGGTAACCGTCCCGAGCGGCGCCTCCGCGCTGAGCTTCTGGTACCAGCCGCACTGCGCGGGCTCGATCGCCAATGAGCAGATCCAGATGCAGATCCGCGACACCTCGAACAACACTCTCGCGAACGTGCTGAACGTCTGCTCCAACTCGGGGGTATGGACGAACGTCACCTTCGACACGAGCGTCTACGCAGGGCAAACCGTCGCGCTCTGGTTCAATGCTCACGATGACGGCGCCGCAGGCACCCCGAACTACTTCCTGCTCGACGACATCGCGCTGACGGGGTACACGCCGGAACAAAACGTCGTCCAGGATCCGGACTTTGAGACCGGCAACTTCACCAACGGAGTATCGAGCCAGCGCTGGACCATCGAGGCGGTCGGAGCGGACAAAGCGAAGATCATCAACAAGAAGTCGGGTTTGGCGCTCGAGGTGAGCGGCTACTCGGCAACTAACGGAGCGAAGTTGATCCTCGAGCCGTACGCGGGGGGCACCGCGCAGCAGTGGAAGACCCACTCCCCGTTGACTGGCGAGATCCACGGCATCGGTTCGGGACGGTGCGTGGACGTGCCCAACTACTCCACGACGCCGGGAACCCAGGTGCAGATCTATGACTGCCACGGCAACTGGGCCCAGCAGTGGACCTACAATCCCACGACCAAGGAGCTGATCTACGCCTACGCCCCGACGTTGTGCCTGGAGGCGCGCAACGGCGGCACCACCGCCGGCACCCCCGTTCAGATCAACACCTGCACCGGCGCGCTCGAGCAGCAGTGGACGCTGCACGGCGATGGCTACGCGATCAGCAACGACAAGTCTGGGCTCGTCCTTGATGTTCCTGGCGGGGCTACCGCTAACAACACCCTCCTGCAGTTGAACACCGCCAACAGCAGCCAGGGGCAGCTGTGGAGTCGGACCTCGAGGCAGGGCGGCGCTCTGCATGCGGTGGGGGCGAAGAAATGCCTCGACCTCTCGACGACCGGTATCCCCGTCATCAACAGTTGCGCGACTCCGCTTAGCACGGCGCAGACCTGGACCTACCACCCGATCTCCCAGACCTTCACTGTCGCCAGTCCGAGCGGAACAATGTGTCTGGACGCTCCGGGCGCACCCGAGAACCCGGCGGTCGTGATCAGCGAATGCAGCGGCGCGGCCAGCCAGCACTGGCTACGCATGTTCAGTAACGTCGGGTACCCCACAGTCACCAATGTCAACTCCGGCCTGCTCCTCGACCTCACCGGAACGACAGTCGGGGCGACAGTGCAACTGTCGAAACAGCCGACGGATAACAATGGCAATCTCTTGGCGCCCACGTCGAACGAGGTGTGGGTCTGGTCACCGGATTGA
- a CDS encoding response regulator transcription factor yields MSIRVVVADDHPIVLSGVQTLLNGEEGFEVVALCRNGEEALDAVQKHGPDILILDIRMAVKDGLAVLRELPSLGAQTRVVVFTAEMCADTVVEVMKLGTKGIILKEMASRFLIQCLRTVHAGGEWVERHSFHNAVEKMLQREKGAKEVQQVLTSREIDIVLMVAQAMRNCEIAAKLFISEATVKKHLYNIFGKLGLTSRSALVRYAHEKQLL; encoded by the coding sequence ATGTCCATTAGAGTAGTGGTAGCCGACGACCACCCTATTGTCCTGAGCGGGGTGCAGACCCTCTTGAATGGGGAGGAGGGGTTCGAGGTGGTCGCGTTGTGCAGAAATGGCGAAGAGGCTCTCGATGCCGTGCAAAAGCACGGGCCAGACATTCTGATCCTCGATATTCGCATGGCCGTAAAGGACGGGCTGGCAGTTTTGCGGGAGTTGCCCAGTCTGGGGGCGCAGACCAGGGTGGTGGTTTTCACTGCGGAGATGTGTGCCGACACCGTTGTTGAGGTCATGAAGCTGGGGACGAAGGGGATCATTCTCAAGGAGATGGCATCCCGTTTCCTTATCCAGTGCCTGCGCACGGTGCATGCGGGAGGGGAGTGGGTGGAGCGGCACTCTTTCCATAACGCGGTGGAAAAGATGCTGCAGCGTGAAAAAGGGGCTAAGGAGGTGCAGCAGGTGTTGACGAGCCGTGAGATCGATATCGTTCTCATGGTGGCGCAGGCGATGCGAAACTGCGAGATTGCCGCAAAACTCTTCATTTCCGAGGCGACGGTGAAAAAACATCTGTACAACATCTTCGGCAAGCTGGGCCTTACCAGCCGCTCCGCCCTGGTGCGGTACGCTCACGAAAAACAGTTGCTGTGA